Proteins from one uncultured Desulfuromonas sp. genomic window:
- a CDS encoding FAD-dependent oxidoreductase, which translates to MAAQINGFDANARRLSTQILLQKIYTALEQGETEFEVLSSGHHNIGGPLWTEDGTPLKFRVKNPGQRVGSFGLNGTDIVVDGSAPADAGWLNAGATLTILGDSGDTTAHCAASGKIYVAGQVGTRSGSLMKHDPAFDAPELWVLKKTGSFSFEFMGGGIGVICGVDCENEESILGDRGCAGMVGGTLYIRGPVTGLSNDVWLMELDEADHQFLRQGLPEFLERIERQDLTDTLTDMRPWKKIVAKTYEERNAKERISLNEFRLGKWVEGGIFGDIVDDDYNHVAGLVNAGDDRLKVPHWMEKRYAAPCQSSCPSFIPTQDRLKLLREGKEKEAMELVLRYSPFPASVCGQVCPNLCMDACSRRFLDSPVSMKQLGALSVGTPAPECEPDTGKKIAVIGGGPGGLSAAWQLRLKGHDVTVYEADERLGGKLYQAIPTERLPEEILQGEIDRMLSSGIKAQTGTKVDATLFDEIRQNNDAVIIATGAHNPVVIPFPGHERMVKGLDFLKQINAGQKPSIGKKVVVIGAGNAGMDVVLGAYAMGATKVIAIDVQRPAAYQKEIDHVKSLGGEIRWPVFTDHISEQGLHTKDGELIEADDVIISIGERPDLSYVPNEWLTDRGMMDVNSCWQVHGQDNIFAIGDTTRPGLLTNAIGHGHEAADYCSDWLNGLEVVERKKLEVIPQHRLSKELFRPRNRGRLNITDGREETTRCISCGTCRDCSMCLEACPEAAIRRIEGPNGTFEYVSDDHVCIGCGICAGLCPCGIWTMEQVV; encoded by the coding sequence AGATGGTACGCCACTGAAGTTCCGGGTGAAAAACCCCGGCCAGCGTGTCGGCTCTTTCGGCCTCAACGGCACCGATATTGTTGTTGACGGCTCAGCACCGGCTGATGCTGGCTGGCTCAATGCCGGTGCCACCCTGACGATTCTCGGCGACAGCGGCGACACCACGGCCCACTGTGCGGCAAGCGGTAAAATCTACGTCGCCGGCCAGGTGGGAACCCGTAGTGGTTCGTTGATGAAACACGACCCGGCATTTGACGCCCCGGAACTGTGGGTTCTGAAAAAGACCGGATCCTTCTCGTTTGAATTTATGGGTGGCGGTATTGGTGTCATCTGCGGTGTTGACTGCGAAAACGAGGAATCCATCCTCGGTGATCGCGGCTGCGCCGGCATGGTTGGCGGCACCCTGTACATCCGCGGTCCGGTTACCGGCCTGTCCAACGATGTCTGGTTGATGGAACTGGACGAGGCCGACCACCAATTCCTCCGCCAGGGTCTTCCGGAATTTCTGGAGCGCATTGAGCGTCAGGATCTGACCGACACCCTGACCGATATGCGCCCGTGGAAAAAGATTGTTGCCAAGACCTACGAAGAACGCAACGCCAAGGAGCGCATCTCTCTGAATGAATTCCGACTCGGCAAGTGGGTCGAGGGCGGCATTTTCGGCGACATCGTTGACGACGATTACAACCACGTTGCCGGACTGGTTAATGCCGGCGACGACCGCCTGAAAGTGCCACACTGGATGGAAAAACGCTACGCCGCACCGTGTCAGTCCTCCTGCCCGTCGTTCATCCCGACCCAGGACCGCCTCAAACTGCTGCGTGAAGGCAAAGAAAAAGAGGCCATGGAACTGGTGTTGCGCTACTCGCCGTTCCCGGCCAGCGTCTGCGGCCAGGTGTGCCCGAATCTGTGCATGGACGCCTGCAGCCGTCGCTTCCTCGACAGTCCGGTTTCCATGAAGCAACTCGGTGCCCTGTCCGTCGGCACACCGGCTCCAGAATGTGAACCGGACACCGGCAAGAAAATCGCCGTCATCGGTGGTGGCCCCGGCGGTCTGTCTGCGGCCTGGCAACTGCGCCTCAAAGGGCATGACGTCACCGTCTATGAAGCGGATGAGCGACTGGGCGGCAAGCTGTACCAGGCTATCCCGACCGAACGCCTGCCTGAAGAGATCCTCCAGGGGGAAATTGATCGCATGCTCAGCAGCGGCATCAAAGCCCAGACCGGGACCAAGGTCGATGCCACATTATTTGATGAAATCCGCCAGAACAACGATGCCGTTATCATCGCCACGGGCGCTCACAATCCGGTGGTTATTCCATTCCCCGGCCACGAGCGCATGGTCAAAGGACTCGACTTTCTCAAGCAGATCAATGCCGGTCAAAAACCGTCGATTGGTAAAAAAGTCGTCGTTATTGGCGCAGGCAACGCCGGCATGGATGTCGTGCTCGGCGCCTATGCTATGGGTGCCACAAAGGTCATTGCCATCGACGTCCAGCGTCCGGCGGCCTACCAGAAAGAGATCGATCACGTCAAATCACTGGGTGGTGAAATCCGCTGGCCGGTCTTTACCGATCACATCAGTGAACAAGGCCTGCACACCAAGGATGGCGAACTGATCGAAGCGGACGATGTGATTATCTCCATCGGGGAGCGCCCTGACCTGTCTTACGTTCCCAACGAATGGCTGACCGATCGCGGCATGATGGATGTCAACAGCTGCTGGCAGGTTCACGGCCAGGACAACATCTTTGCCATTGGCGACACGACACGCCCCGGCCTGTTAACCAATGCCATTGGCCACGGCCATGAAGCTGCGGACTACTGCAGCGATTGGCTCAACGGCCTGGAAGTGGTGGAACGCAAAAAACTGGAAGTGATCCCTCAGCACCGTCTGAGCAAGGAATTGTTCCGTCCGCGAAATCGCGGACGTCTTAACATCACCGACGGTCGCGAAGAGACCACCCGCTGCATCTCCTGCGGCACCTGTCGTGACTGTTCCATGTGTCTCGAAGCGTGTCCGGAAGCGGCAATCCGCCGCATTGAAGGGCCGAACGGCACCTTCGAATACGTCTCCGACGACCACGTCTGCATCGGCTGCGGCATCTGTGCCGGCCTGTGCCCGTGCGGCATCTGGACGATGGAGCAAGTGGTGTAG